The proteins below come from a single Aegilops tauschii subsp. strangulata cultivar AL8/78 chromosome 6, Aet v6.0, whole genome shotgun sequence genomic window:
- the LOC109785049 gene encoding uncharacterized protein: MRRRAHDPSTPVAPSGWCSRFASPAAAAPPSATPPWPPLFTLDDRFAAADFSPDPTASDLLPVASSPSPRAGAGAGSRSPSWDRSRGKASAPGSPMDGVVEPPPRKELLALPPPSSPWTPPPPTATAVTPATEAARTEPAAPASEGKADGEEWVTLFGKALQKNGIQLCSGVIIGVKHIDPVHRQQLDDRLAGINQGGFMVSLPSKSLVLKSSTGASNQLGALPVGCCNFVFWWVLS; encoded by the exons ATGCG CCGGCGCGCGCATGACCCCAGCACGCCGGTAGCGCCTTCTGGCTGGTGCTCCCGCTTCGCCTCCCCCgcggccgccgccccgccctccgcCACGCCGCCGTGGCCGCCCCTCTTCACGCTCGACGACCGCTTCGCCGCCGCCGACTTCTCGCCCGACCCCACCGCCTCCGACCTGCTCCCCgtcgcctcctccccctccccccgcgCCGGGGCGGGCGCCGGCAGCCGCTCGCCCTCATGGGACCGCTCCCGCGGCAAGGCCTCCGCCCCCGGATCCCCCATGGACGGGGTCGTCGAGCCGCCGCCCCGCAAGGAGCTGCTCGCGCTGCCCCCGCCGTCCAGCCCCTGGACTCCTCCTCCCCCGACGGCGACGGCCGTGACCCCGGCGACGGAGGCTGCCAGGACGGAGCCGGCGGCTCCGGCCAGCGAAGGGAAGGCAGATGGCGAGGAGTGGGTCACTCTATTCGG GAAAGCCCTCCAAAAGAATGGTATCCAACTATGCAGTGGCGTCATAATTGGAGTAAAGCATATTGATCCAGTGCACCGACAGCAGCTGGATGATAGGCTCGCTGGAATCAATCAAGGAGGCTTCATGGTCTCCCTGCCTTCGAAATCACTTGTCCTGAAGAGCAGCACAGGTGCATCAAACCAGTTGGGGGCCTTGCCTGTTGGCTGTTGTAACTTTGTGTTCTGGTGGGTGCTGTCATGA
- the LOC109785050 gene encoding ethylene-responsive transcription factor RAP2-3-like: MPPRRRGGSGYCGVRVRPSGTYSTSIRSGGGMRLGLGTFNTTQDGAHAYDTAAWRLQRSCWDMNFTDVATRERAQELAPFPRLITDEDRRKNRRRERRLSLVEMDEEAMALWSQRFPQDIIN, encoded by the coding sequence ATGCCGCCTCGCCGCCGGGGAGGTTCGGGCTACTGCGGCGTCCGCGTGCGTCCGTCTGGCACCTACTCCACCTCGATTCGGTCGGGCGGCGgcatgcgcctcggcctcggaaCCTTCAACACCACCCAGGATGGCGCCCACGCGTACGACACTGCGGCGTGGCGCCTCCAGCGGTCTTGTTGGGACATGAACTTCACCGACGTGGCGACGCGAGAGCGGGCACAGGAGTTGGCGCCTTTCCCGCGGCTTATCACCGATGAGGATCGTCGCAAAAACCGGAGGCGGGAGCGTCGTCTCAGCCTGgtcgagatggacgaggaagccatggcgctgtggagCCAACGCTTCCCGCAAGACATCATCAACTAG